The DNA region GGGCCCGTTAAACCAACCACGCTAAAGTTTCCGGAAAGAGGATCGTATTTCAAAACGGTAGCTGGAAGAGGGTGTGTAGTAGGTCCAGTGACAACCTTAGCGCCCTTGCTGGGATCGTAAGTGCTTCCGTGGCAATTACAGTGTATATATTTTGGAAAAGCTGGGCTTCCAGCGGGATAATAATGTATAATTGGCGGGACACAACCAAGATGCTGGCATATTGCGCTGAACGCGACAACAGAGTTGTAAGGTCCGACTCCAGCAGGGGAATTATATGTTCCTCCGGTTGCAGGAATAAAAACTGACACCGGATCGACCGATATTGGATTTTTATTGTCATCGCTTACGTTGATCAGGAAATTAGGCTCGCTGCTCAGCGGATAATCGAACAATACAATGTTGTTTCCTGTTTCCTGCGGAGGAATGTCGCTATAAGCGAGCGGCCTGCCGTTGAAATATAAGGTAAGTTCGGGAAACGCCGTTAGGCCGACAGCCGGAGGAAGTATATTCTGTACAACGCCCTTTACGACGCCGGCTACGGCAGCTCCGGCCGATATAACAACCATTGCCTTCAAAAAATTACGCTTCCCAGAATCAATGGATTCATCGTCCATATTTGGAAATAACGTCTAGCATTTAATATTTTTCCCCAGATTGGCACTAGAATCAATTGATACTGCGTGATTGAGAACAAATATTATAACAACATTGCGATATATGCTCCAAGTCTGGGCTCGTAGTCTAGTGGTTATGATACCGCCCTTACAAGGCGGTGGTCACC from Thermoplasmataceae archaeon includes:
- a CDS encoding Rieske 2Fe-2S domain-containing protein, whose protein sequence is MDDESIDSGKRNFLKAMVVISAGAAVAGVVKGVVQNILPPAVGLTAFPELTLYFNGRPLAYSDIPPQETGNNIVLFDYPLSSEPNFLINVSDDNKNPISVDPVSVFIPATGGTYNSPAGVGPYNSVVAFSAICQHLGCVPPIIHYYPAGSPAFPKYIHCNCHGSTYDPSKGAKVVTGPTTHPLPATVLKYDPLSGNFSVVGLTGPTIYGKTSDLTGGTPFPAGQTYTDVTVESING